From the Streptomyces sp. Sge12 genome, the window TCCACCGAGGTGCCTTCGAAGCCCTTCTCCGCGAACAGGGTCCGGCCGATGTCCAGCAGTTGCTGACGCCGCTCCGCGCCCGTCATCCGTACCCGGCGGCCGCGCCTGGGCTTGTCGCTGCTGGAATTGCTGCCGTCGATCGCCACGCCCCCCATCATGCCGCGTTCGACTCGTTTTCCCTGCGCCGGGCGTCGATGCGGGCCGCCGACGGCCAGCGCACGTCCGTCGCCCAGCCCAGCTGCTCGAACCAGCGGATCAGCCGCGCGCTGGAGTCGATCTGACCGCGCAGCACACCGTGGCGCGCCGAGGTCGGGTCGGCGTGGTGCAGGTTGTGCCAGGACTCGCCGCACGAGAGCACCGCCAGCCACCAGACGTTGCCGCTGCGGTCCCGGGACTTGAACGGCCGCTTGCCCACGGCGTGGCAGATCGAGTTGATCGACCAGGTCACGTGGTGCAGCAGCGCGACCCGGACCAGGGAGCCCCAGAAGAACGCCGTGAACGCGCCCCACCAGGACATCGTCACCAGACCGCCCACCAGCGGGGGGATCGCCAGCGAGAACATGGTCCAGAAGATGAAGTCGCGCGAGATCCGGCGGATCGCCGGGTCCTTGATCAGGTCGGGGGCGTACTTCTGCTGATCGGTCTGCTCCTCGTCGAAGAGCCAGCCGATGTGCGCCCACCACAGCCCCTTCATCAGGGCCGGCAGCGTCTCCCCGAACCGCCACGGCGAATGCGGGTCACCCTCGTGGTCGGAGTACTTGTGGTGCTTGCGGTGGTCCGCCACCCAGCGCACCAGCGGCCCCTCCACCGCCATCGACCCCATGACGGCGAGGACGATCCGCAGCGGCCGCTTCGCCTTGAAGGAGCCGTGCGTGAAGTAGCGGTGGAAACCGATGGTGATCCCGTGGCAGGCCAGGAAGTACATGAAGACCATCAGGCCCAGGTCCAGCCAGCTCACCCCCCAGCCCCAGGCCAGCGGGACCGCCGCCAGCAGGGCCGCGAAGGGCACGGTGATGAACAGCAGCAGAGCGATCTGCTCGATGGACCGCTTGTTCTCGCCGCCGAGTGTCGCGGACGGCTCGGATGTGTCGGAGGGCGCGGTGGCACCCTCGATCAGATCGGGACTGGTGGTCATGGGGTCCCCTGGGGGGTGAGGGAAGTCGGCAGGCCCCTGGTTACGGAACCCTACGGACCCGTAACCTACGGCATCGTAAGTATGGCAAAGCCGGGTGCGCAGGCAAGGGGGGCAGCGCCAGGAGGAGGAGCGCGCGCGAGGTGTTCACGCGCCGCCTGGTGAGACGTTTGTCCAGGCACACGCACGGGACACCTATCCTGGGTCCCGTCGGACAGCGCGGTCCGCACGGGCAGCCCGAGCTGCGCATCAGGAGCGGAGATCCCGCCCCCGGACCGAGTCCGGGGAAGGCATCACCGCACGTCGCCGGGAGCCCACCGCCCAGTAGCGCTCGAACACTGCAAGGAGCCGCACCTGTGAGCAGTGCTGACCAGGCCCCCCAGGGCCAGGCCCCCGTCACCCCGGCCGACACCGCCAACGCGGAACTGCGCGCGGACATCCGCCGCCTCGGCGACCTCCTCGGGGAGACCCTCGTACGCCAGGAGGGCCAGGACCTCCTCGACCTCGTCGAGCGCGTCCGCGCCCTCACCCGCACCGACGGCGAGGCCGC encodes:
- a CDS encoding acyl-CoA desaturase, translated to MTTSPDLIEGATAPSDTSEPSATLGGENKRSIEQIALLLFITVPFAALLAAVPLAWGWGVSWLDLGLMVFMYFLACHGITIGFHRYFTHGSFKAKRPLRIVLAVMGSMAVEGPLVRWVADHRKHHKYSDHEGDPHSPWRFGETLPALMKGLWWAHIGWLFDEEQTDQQKYAPDLIKDPAIRRISRDFIFWTMFSLAIPPLVGGLVTMSWWGAFTAFFWGSLVRVALLHHVTWSINSICHAVGKRPFKSRDRSGNVWWLAVLSCGESWHNLHHADPTSARHGVLRGQIDSSARLIRWFEQLGWATDVRWPSAARIDARRRENESNAA